atgatgaaaattgagacttggacctagaacggaaagaaatcgatttatggacgagtatgtccttttcacctttgtggtatcaaggtaagttcgtatgtaaacaataccatgctatacatgtatttaaatgttatcattacatgaattgtacagatattaatgtgtatgtgattaatagaaatatgataagacaaagccttaatagacagggaaaaatcccgtttgaaccttaggaatagaataggatatgggtgacatgtcactaggaattatgagtctagatgactagctcgagagtgagcattgaaatgtcatgagatatgaggtagctttagctgcaattgaggcacttatgtgcaaaggcttttcgagtatccaattagtattccaagtgttcaacgggcaatccaaggaaagagttgatgatggtcccaatgaggtaagtcattggtgagtatgcactcgagttatgttacgagttgtgcaagtatgtatactaatcctatgagaatgccttgatatgtgatgatctatgatgcataatatgtgttcttaccatgatggataaaATGGTGTTGTATTAATATTATGAACAATGaccatgaatgagtaacttagccttgacagatttgagttactgcaatagtgtaactttgaaagtacactaaaaatagtggaacatgagttagaggcagaataaaatatgggattaaagcttaatgagtctattttcacatgaaagaaatagaggaagaaaaagaattctatattgtgtgatatttaaattcttgtgaaacagggtctcaatgaatttgagatcccctgttctgattttataaattcaccataaattgtacaaaaattattaagagtcataccttaccttcatagattccttattgagtctatttttaagggaaacaaacggcatggtcattggaattctgtacatggagaaatttgattcgtagtgcacaggggtcagagtagtcataccctgaaacaggggaaactttaactaataaaatgtactaaatggcttgaccaaaaattctataaaaacattattaagtataaatatgagtctagtttcaagagaaatgtacgagaacattattcgaatcctgtactatgagataattgaactttagtgcagaagggttgaaactgtcagacagtgaagcAGGAGCAaacttgaggaataaactgtactaattggctaagtcaaaaattctggaaattttatgaaagaaatataaatgagtctagtttcaggtaaaattaacggaacttaatttggagtttcgtagctccagatataaataatttagtgactgttgctcaggaagacagcttgtagtgaacttgagaatatgttgtaaacattgataaaataagttaatgagttacttattgttttcatatgaacttactaagcgaaagcttacccccccttctttcccatgttttctagagtttccaggttagctcgggttggaggccgtcagagatattatcaccctATCGAGTTAACATTATCGGAGTAAGTAAACTCAAGTgattcgagtctatggcatgtatagggttttaatgtgagtatgtaatattatgatttagccaaaggcattggcttgttattaaggtagtattagtcatgtaaattggcctatgtcggcTAATGACGTTATGGAcccatatgattattcttatgcatgtatgttattatctcttgtgatgtggcttacaacatgtatgcctagagattgaattgagattcattgatgagctagtaactaatgcaggattaagtgatgggtaaatagttaataatgcttcatgaatggtttgtgatgtaatgatagttatgtctagtatgtggtaatgatatgggcaaattctataatatttattgcataagaaaataacttgagcataacatgtttgtagatatttaagagctcatttatgccacgttgtatgttattggataagtatgtatCTATGCATGTGGTGTGAGAGTGACAAAAGGCTTGATAATTAGCCTATTtctggccacacggcctaagcacatgggcgtcTGAAGCCTTAACGCAAgagatttttctaagtttttcatgagttctcgattGGGTCCCGAACCGCCCCGAATGCAtatattgggcctcgtaagctcgcataagggacagattgcatgtgaaaagaaaattttttaattatttgagatttcatggccctgtttagtatgaaagtattagtaaaagtcaggtagcacctcgaaccccgtcccgacctcggatgcgggcgaggggtgttacaataggagTTTGGTTGGTTGCCTACTCTACTTGACAACAACAAGGCCAGACATCTTGTATGATGTTAGTCTTGTATCGAGATTCATGCACTACTGCAATGTTGCACATTTTAAAGCTACTAAAAGAGTCCTAAGGTATGTCAAAGGCACCTTAGGCTATAGTGTGAAGTTTGAGAGAGCTGAAGAAATGAAGCTGGTTGGTTATTCAGACAGTGATTGGGTTGGCTTAGttgatgacatgaagagtacATCGGGATACTTCTTCACTTTAGAATCAGGAGTTTTCTGTTGGAgctcaaagaagaaacaaaatgttGCTCAATCAACAGCTGAAGTAGAGTACATTGCAGCTGTTGCAGCCGTTAATCAAGGTATTTGGCTTAGAAAGTTATTGAATGACTTGAATGCTGAACAATTAGAAGCAACGGAGATCAAAGTTGACAATCAGTCAGCTGTTGCAATTGCCAAGAACCCTATGTTTCATGGCAAAACAAAGCATTTCAAGATCAAATACCATTTTGTGAGGGAGGCAGAGTTGTCAAAGGAGATCAACTTGGTCCATTGCTGCTTAGAAGCTCAATTGGCAGACATTTTGACCAAGCGGTTAGCTGCCACCAGGTTTGAATATTTGAATAAGCAAATTGGAGTCTGCTATTTTGTAGCCAAGAAGGAGTGTTAAAGGTGGCAACAAACAACAGTATGTATGTTACCCGGATGAAATACAGCAGCTACAAATGTACGTATGTTGTCCGGGTGAAGTACGTTTTTATAACAAGCGACCTGTATTTGATTTGATAGAAAACTTTTGACTGGATAAAGTTGGTCAAGTACTTTCCAGTTTTAGACAGGTCCTAGGTTATCATTAGGATGTATTTAATGTTTGTTCATTTCTACAAGTCAAAAACATTGTTTTAGCTCTATATAAGTACATCATACATTTGATGAATTAATGTAATGAGAATAGCCAATTCTTGTTCTCTCAATTTCTCATCCCTTTTGCTTCTGTTTGTTTGGTTGCTTTCCTTGCAACTCTCATTTCTTTGAATCTCAAACTTATTTCATTCTTTATCCGGAATTATTGCTTTGTTGCTCTAGCTTCAACAagagcttcatatttcatccggatGACTTTGTTCTGTTTTTCTTCATGTGTGAAAAAGCCAACAAAGTTCCTCTTCAGAGTGCCTTGAATATTAAGACAACCATTTCGATTTTGACCTTTGTTTCTACAAAACCCATAATGCTTACATTGTTGTTCCTCTTTAATATCCATTTCAGTATGGATATCAGATGATTTCTGATGTCCCTTTGGATTTCTACATAGCAACAAGTTTGGTAACAGTTCCAGATTATTTGGAATAGTTTTCCAGTACGCAACGTTTTGTAGCCCATCTAACTCCTGTTAGTATATTTTAAGGATTGTCTCTAACTTGTAAATCTCGTTGACATAGCTCATTGGATCAATACGAAAACAAGCACGTGCTACAACTACATGTGCACATGAGAATCGAAGAGCTTGAAACCTCCTATAATCACACCATCTTTGATTCAAATATACGAGGTATGTTCTCGTAACAACTCTCTCATGCGGACTTACCATTTTAAAAACTATGAAAGTTTGATCTATCCGAGTAAATCCATGCACCAACATCGAGTTTGTCATATTAAGTTTTTTCCATAAAATCGATAAATATTTTACGCCATGATAAATCATTGCCTCAAACTGCTTCCCCATTGCGACAAAAAGAGTACTCATCCTGTAGTAAGTCTCTTTTACTATACCATTTATATGAAGATGGCGTGTCCGCTTCAAAATGGAGTTAGTACCTCGGCAAGGTTTGTAGTCATGTGGCCATAGTATCGTCCTCCATCGAAACATTGAGCCCATTGCTCAACATCCATCTGAGCCAACCATGGTCTGATTCTATTGTCATATGAGCATAAAGTTGTGTACCTCTCCTGAGATCGAGGTCTAACAAGTTCATATATTGTTATACAAATAAAGAAATGTGTTATTAATTGGAATCTAAACCACATCTCATCTGTAcctcaaaacataataaataaatcataccaACATTAACAACTTTCTTATGTCAATCATTGTTCCTGAACTCTTTCATAAAGTTTGCTCCAATACTTCAGATGCAAAAAACATGGTAAGCATGCAGAAGAGTCCATCCATTCTCTTTATGTTCCACAACAAAAATTATACCGAGGGTTCTATCAAATATGAGGCACACATTGTCCTTCTTAGTAACATATAGTCATAAATTCTTTAGAAAAACTTCATTCCTCAATTGTTTTACCCTTGATAATGGAAAGGGCTAATAGGACAAAATTTTGATCCCGTCTTGCGATAGCGCCAGGAGAAGAATCTAATTGTATTTCCCATATAGCCACGCACCATCAATTTAGATAATGGATTTACAATACGAAAACCCTTTGATGCAAGACCTGAATGTCCAAAAAACGCGATCGAAAATTCTCTTGCCTCGAGCTAGTTAGTTGCTATCATACACAAGCAGAGTCTCCAGCTCAACTATGGCACTCGTGCCTGATACATGTTGTTGCAATGTCGCCAACAACCTTGGCAATTTTCTATATGCATCATCTCAATCTCTAAACATCTTCGCTAGCGCCTTTTGCTTTGCCTTCCATTTGCATACAATACTTGGTATCGGGAATGAATATTCGCAATTAACACCGAAACTGAAATCCTTAGACTTGTTATCATATCCAAGCTCAATTTACAGTGATCTTGGGATATCATTGGAATCGTGCAAGTGTGACTCATACCCACCACACACATTCATCATTGGATTTTACACATGTTCCTATATATGTTACAGTTGTTGATACATTCACTCTGTAATCTACGAATATCTTAACATTGTACTCTTGAATGGCTAATACAATTACCTCTTTCATTGGAAACTGAGTACCAATAGCCAATTGCCCTAAATATGTACTGGTCGAGGTGGTATAACTGTGATATGTAGATACTCCAGAAACTCAAGTCCTCTCATTCAGTCAAAGTTAACTTCCAGCATACAGGCTAGAGGTTCTAATTCCAAATTATCCTATCCAACATCACTAGCATTTACAGGTTCCCCAATCTTCGAATTAACATCGctaaaattactaataaattctcTAAACAATAATCCGGTCAAATTCTCAGGGACTTCTTGCTCTAGTTAGGAATGATGTATTCCAACAGAAGTGGACAACCCCTCATGTTATTGGGAATGGTGTATACTAGCAAAAGTTGACGACACATCGTATGATTAGGAGCATCACTGAATCTAGATTCTAGAATTTGCAATGCAAAATATCCTTATTACATCTTCGTCTAATTGTATTCATAAGAGATATATAAGGAGTTTCTAACAACAATATGAAGGTATTAATCCACCCGTATGTCGAATTTGGTGTTCCCATTTGTGAATCCACTAAAGGGGTCATAGACAAGCTTGGAATATCACCCCCCTTCCCATGTCCTTCTACAATGTTGTCGAGCTCGACATATTGCTCAATTCTTCCAATACCATTAGACTCATGAACTGCAATTAGAAGTGATCATGGGCCAGGCCGGGccaagataaaattttaggcccatctactaggcccgggcccggctcgacccgaaatatgggcctaaaattttgtccaagcccggcccgaaataaaattactaagcccgagcccggcctggcccggcccatattaatttttttcttattttattaaataaaaaaatttaaaaatataataaatcaaatatatttaaaaacataaaaacaaatattaaaacaaataaaaataatactaaaacaattcttaaaacaatacacaaattaacaatataataaaaaatagttatattaaaaattttaaataattttaaaaaataaaaaatatatattaatatataattcgggccgggccgggctggaCCTGGGCAAAAAAACTCTTactcgaggcccggcccgttttctaaacgggcctcgtttttttgcccaaacccatttttcgggcctatatttttacccaaaccgtCCCATTTTTTgagcgggccttcgggccgggtcGAGCCGGGCTGTCcagcccatgatcagctctaaCTGCAATCATTGTCTGTATATCATCATTATTCACTAAATGAATTGTTGAATATATGATTGGATCGTCACAAGTAATAAATCTATACCTAAACAGCCCaatcataatttcaattttttgatcAGTTTTTCACCTCATCTCCACTAACTTAACGTTCAGAGACTGAATCATCACGGGTAATAAATATATACCTCAACAACTCAATCGGAGTTCCAATTTTTTGACCAAATTTACGCCTCATTCCACTAACTTGATATCTTTTCTAAATATCATGTTAATCGGAATTTTGAACTCAAAGATTACATAAAAGATTACATTGATATCCAATCTGACCATTATAATTTACCACGACATAAAATATGTTCCTCATTTTGTAGCGGATTGAAAATAAAAAGCAAATTTCcagagaaaaaaaatgtgttgcCAGCTCTCCttcccaaaaaataaaatatagcaTAGACCTCTCCAAGTCCAATTTAGCCATACaattattactaattaaaaatgaaagcaatttaaaaaataaataaaaaacaaccaTTGTaacttattattaattaaaaaaggtCTAACTCTGAATTTATTAAATCCATCTAAAAATTCTGTACAGCATTTCCAtgcacaaaataaaataagatgtCAAGAATCTGTGCAAGCATGCAGAATTTTCAATGAGTTTTTCATTTCGTGGTTGATATTTCAAGATGAAATAGATCAGCTACATAGTTGCACGGACAAAATTTTCAATGAATTTCAATTGCTGGTTGGGTGATCTTTCGAGTTAAGTTTGAAAGCTGAAAAAGAGCATCAATTCAACTAGAAATTCATAGCCTGTAATCTAAACCAGATCCATATTTCCAAGCCTCAAGGTGCCTCTTCCATTCATACTTCACCTTCGATGGCAAACCATTTAACCATGACCTTGCAACAAGGCAAAGAACAGATTGAAATATCTAAGCAGATATCTTTAAATCTGTTTTAAGTGCTTGAATTTTTTGGGATCTAACATAACTCTGTAGAAACAAGGCCGAAATATTACCTTATAACAGGATCCATGTAGGTCGAGAGAAACGTATAATATCCGAGCATGAAAAAATGTCGAGACCAATCGATGAGAACAGGGATGTCAACCTGTAGATGAACAACATCGCAGATCTCGGTTAAGTACAACAGAATAGTATTTATTAGTTGCATTCCTTTTCCGGCAGTggttttcttaaataaatgtaTGACAAGGCTATGTTAGAAAATGCTATTGCCGTTAAAAGAGGAAAACATTGTATCTGGCTAAAAATTGAGTTCTATCAAAGCTGGATGAACTCAATTCATTGAAACCATCAATTTTACACAGTTGAAAAGGTGTGTCCTCACTAAGTTGAAGAAAGGGCCTAAGGAGTCCCTCTTCCGTTATTAATTACCTGCTTGAATATCGATGGAAGAATTTGAGGCTTAGTTAGCATCACGAGGCCTAATGTCTTGGCAAGAGGTCCAAACTGTATGACATCCTATGTCACAGCATAGCCGGCAATAACAAATCAATGGCATTGCTTTCTTGACCCAAGCGGTGCATATTTGAAGGAAAAAGTAGGAGCTAACCTGAAGAAACGGTCTTAGCACAGGGTCTCCAAGCCTCtagaaaagaggaagaaaagtTCATTAGGAAATGACAAAACAAATATGTACATGAAGCAGGGTGGATAATTCTCGGCCTTAGCACAGAAAATAATCTTCTTACCTCCATACTCTTGAAGTTTATGTCAAGAAGCTCGTTAATAAAATCCGGTGGAACATTAGACTGTTTCTTTGCAGACATTGCTCTTTGAAATAACCATGAAGCACTCAAGTTAGGCTGCAGCAAACAGATTTAGATTCCGAAAACCATAAGGGAAAGCCACTTAAAACCTATAGCCAAAAAGAAGAGGTTACTGACCATGTAAGGATTCAGCAGGGACAAACTGTATGAATCGAGAAAATCCCCATCAATTGCTTCGTAAATCCCTGCTCTTGAAAAAGGTAAGACATTTTAAAGCTGTCTCACGTctacaaattcaaatatatagCACCATGTTGAGGAGAATAAATCAGCTTATTCTTTCCCCAAGGTTCCGATTACCATGTAAATCTTCCTTcttgaaataactaaaaatacaTGTTTCCTGGTCCTGGTGCAGTCCGGAggaaaatggaagaaaaaagaagaaaatgaaactaATTGAAGTCAAGTGCAAGGTGCGCCGCAAACTATCCATGAATGGAAGGAGCTTATGCATTGTGATATGGTTTACAGTTACACACATCTTAAAATTATATAGCTTTTCCTGAAATGATTTTGCTTAAATCCAAGGAAACCAGCAAATATTACAGGCTAGCAAAAATACAATAACAGGAAAGTACCATTTGATAATCTTCCGAGGTGCCTAGTCAAGCTCCCGAAACCACCAAAAGAGACAGGTGATTGTATGCCACTAGCATCACCAAACTGCAAAACATAAATTCATGACACATGTATTCTATTTCAGATGAATAATCTATTGGAAGATTTCAAAGTTAATAGAAAAAATAACCTGTAAAACACGATTAAATGCTGCTGGCAATGGACTGTCAAGTCGATCCTCCCCCATTAAGAATTGGAAGGACATAAAACACTCAGAGCATATTCATGTCAAGTGAAAACCAATAAAACAGTATATTGATTGGATGTAAAGATTAAGTTGGAAAATAAAACtgctaaaatttatttaagagaATAGGAAGACAAAATCTATTATCAAGTCAATCCTCTATAACAATCCTCAAGTTTGATGCTCAGTCTTCACTGTGAACATATGACTGATATTACTCTGAACTACATACGATAAAAACATTTGTAACCCCATTCACGTAGAATTGACGATTAATCAAAATCATTACCTATCACGATAAGTTGGGAAAATGCCATATATAACTCTCAGTATCTCCAGACTATCCATAGAAACTCCCTACAAAAATAGAATTTGTAAATTGTTGATCCATATCAAGCCTTTTGCAAACAAACTATCATTTCTAAAGCAAGAATATTAACAGAATCATACAGCAATCTAGAATGGTGCAAGGAGACCCCATAAAGCATTTTTTATAGGTGAACTGAAATAGAAAACCGGTAACAGTGAAGGATAAACTATTTGAATCAAGAGCCAACTTTTATGGAAACTAGAGAAGAGCATGCACTTctctcttgtttttcttttatcgTTGATGTTGACTTACTTTGTTTCTTAGACTCGGATGTGACTGGTGGACCCTAGTATGTGTCTGACACAGGTATgtccattttttttcaaatgtaTTAGGATTGTCATTGGAGGAATATATCCACATACTTATGTTTGGATATGTTTTGGATATGGAAGAAATGAAGAGTCGGAGCAACATAGATTGACTAAGTCATCACATGCATTTGCTGCGGGGAGAAATTTAAAGGTTTTTTCTCTTTCATTTAATTCAAGGGTAGTCAATGCTTTTCATAAAAAGTATTTCTAGAAGTTAAACTTACACCCTGCCTCGTTTAAGCACACTCATCAGCATTTGTCCAAGAATAACTATTCTAGAATTACACATCAACCAGTAGTGTCAGATGTGACATTTTAGCAAGTTGACAACTTAGCCATTGGGAAATTGGCTGAGTCGATCATGATGAGGGTAAATCATATGTCAATATGGTAGACATTACATGACACACAGAGGCACGGAGAAGAACATGCTGTCATCAACATAAAAAATTAAGCATGCCTTATTATAATGTTGCAAGGTAGGAGATAAAGCACATGACAGCAAGAAAAAAACAAATGATCCAACATCATCAAGATGCAGCAACATAAAACCGAAGCAACAATGTAATAGAATTTACTGATCAGCAAATGAACCTGATATTTCGGCATCAAATCCCAATAGTCTTCCAATAGTTCTTCCAGTTTTGGGGACGTCGGTTGAGGATTGACATATGTAAACATATAAGTAGTGCGGTCTAAAGGACCAGACCCAGCTGGAAATGCCtacaaaatatgaaatatataaaattatcaaacaCTTACTATTTGCATTTAATGTAAATGCTACTGCAAAGAACCAATTTACCTCCCAAAAGTATTGCACTTCCGCATTGCCAACTTTCTTCACTGATGAGCTACTATATATGACATCACTTGTAGAGTTCTCCTTAAATCCGCGAGCACAGGACCCAACAACAAGACAAACGCCATCTGGTTTCCTCCCACCTCTAATCTATAGATCAGAAAACAGACCACCGATATACGGCTTAAGCCAGCCTGAGCATATTCTAAAGAAACTTGATTTTCTCTCATTCACTGGTAAGTCAACAATCCAAAAGTTTTGTAGGACAAGTTCATATGCACACGTTTTTGAATCTCAAATGTTCAACCATAAATGCAGGCACATGCATAcaaattaataaatgaatgtaTCATTACAAATGTAGTTATTATGTCTATTAGTCCTCCAGTTCCAAATAGTAGGAGCATATTCAGTAACTATGTGAGATATACATGAATTATATATAAGAAAGGGAAGTAGGGAACCTAACCTGTTTCACGACAGGAGAAAAATTTCCCATGGCGTCAATGATGAGACGAGATGAAAGAATGTTTTCTTCAGCAAGTTGCAAGATCTATAAAGAATAGGTGGCAACATGTAATCATCTTAGTTGTTTATTATCAAAGAAATATAATCCAGGTTTGCAATTTATTGAACTTCTTTCAAGTTTTGAGCAACATTACATAGTAATTATTTTAGTTGTTTATTATCAAAGAAACATAAGAGAACAACGTTTTATCGGGTATCCATATGGCAGAGTCCCTGCCAAAAGGAAACATGGAAATGCCTTGTACCGTCATGGTACCCTGTCTTCTAACTGGAGTGTTTTGACTCTTATCCATCAAATTTAAGAAAGATAGCAGAATTAATCTATCAGTTCAACTTCATTGCTAGGTGACAGTTTAAAGTCTCAATAAGATGCAACAACAACTATACAactttgtaaatatcattatacTCACAGCTGTGTCGTCATAAATGCTTATGCTGGACACACTGCAACCCTCAAAGATAACTCCACCAAAGGAAACAAAACGTTTCTTCACAATTTCTATAAGCTTTACAGGCCTGGAATAATGGAGCAAAATATCAATTGAAGCTCATCGTTATTAAGTTCTGAAAATACAATGagcaaaatatttgttaataacaTTAATCTCaagctttttttgaaaaaaaaaaaagaagaaagaagataaTAAGCTTCTAAAATTTCATAATCAACCTTCATCATTTAATGACCTAGATCCAAAGAATAACTACAGTGACCAACTACAGTGGCCTctgtttaaaagaaaaaaaaacaggaGTTACTTTAATTATTATCACAAGTCTACAACAAATGAGACTCCTAATTATTCAAATATGGATGAAAGTTTTTAAACAAAAACTGATGTTTGCACAAACTTCTGCCTCTGCTATTAATCTTTTCATAAAAgatttcctcaaatcttttgtTGCACCTAGAAGGTTTTAATATTCAACCTACATAACGTTCCACATTTCCAATCTTCAAGAGCTGTTTCTATTCGCTAAATTATAGCTTATAAGAACAATGGAAACCATTTTCTTATgttataaaaagtaaaataaatgaagaacGGAACTTTCAGTTCAATAAGGAAAATAACCGGTGGCTCAAGGTACAAGCtttaatttctagaaaaaaatttattcaatgcAAAAACGAAACAATAAATAACATGACCAGCACATTTGAAGCATTTCTTTTTTAGCTTGCTAGCAGCAGCACAGTTAATAGGTAGTCATTTCTTTTCATGTTAAAAGCAACTTTGGTCCAGGGAGAAGATGTTAGCAGAATTTGCATTTGtaactttcttttatttaatgtcaCAATGATCATTTACAACATGGTGCAAATATTATGTACATAAATAAGGACCAGGAAAACTGATATGCTTTCTGATTATTTATCTATAATGCAGATTGGAAAAGGAGAATTACTCACGAGACACCCAGGTTAAGAATGTCTTCTACCCAGATCTCACCCTTATTCTCAAATCCGCATCTGTTCTGAGCAattaatgaaaagaaagaaaagcataAGTATAATAACAATGGTACTAAAGAGCGGTAAGTGAGATTAAAAGGGAGGAAAAACAGATGGGGTTGGGGGGGGGGTTGAACGATAGTTTCAAGAATGGAACAATGATTGCAAAATAAAGAAAGTGCTTGCTAATGGTAAGTTATTTGAGATCATGTTTGAGCAAAGCGTAAGGTTCACTTTCCCttaaatgaaactttaatttACAAAATGCAAACCTGAGTACACCATTCCTCTCAATTCTCTTAAACGAGTATCATTCAGTCATAATTGTAGTAAGCTACTATGAAAAGTTCAATGCAATCCAGCTTGGTGATTGTAGAAAATCTAGGGGGGACATCACTAGATATTTGCCTTTTCAGGGTTTGCTATCATTTTAATGACTAAACTAGGTGATATGCTCCATATGTGTGAAAATTGGTATTGCGGCAAATCATACCACAATGTTCTAAGTGTTTTAGAAAGAATGATGGCAGAGCAACCGCACTCTTACATTCTTTCACAGTCAAAACAAAAACTGTTCTTTTAAGCGCCTGATATTTAGTTGTTTACAGTTGCTCATGTGGACTAATTTCTACCTAACTTTTCAATGTGTCAAATGGTAAGTAGAAATCACATACACCAAACTAACTTGAGAAACACTAATCAATTCATGATGTTCAGGAAACTTACAGGATTGAATGACACGGCAGTAACTTCTTCAATGTCATCTTCATCCAAAATGCCAGCTTCTACAAGTTCCATCAACTCTTTCCTTGAGATATTCCATTCTTGTTCCCTCTAAAATCAAAATGTTTTTAACATCTCTTTCAAGAAAAGTATTTTGAAGCAAATTATTCTTGCTATGAAGACCCCTACTATAAACTCCATCGAAAACCTTACCccttttaatatatttctttccaCAATACAGACTTTAAGACCTTTGGCGATCAAGGCAGTAGCAATAAAGATTCCCAACGTACCCCCGCAAACAACCACATCACATTTATCTAATTGTTTTTCAGCAAGAA
The Gossypium hirsutum isolate 1008001.06 chromosome A07, Gossypium_hirsutum_v2.1, whole genome shotgun sequence genome window above contains:
- the LOC107955655 gene encoding uncharacterized protein, which gives rise to MLSGTTMMVSLRPFNGVFPYPSKHSLVHRNRQTALRGTIYMSAQTQAVPSRTQRIMESISVSGEVGGAGGAYSYNALKRLDGIWSSICSTQTVQQAPQQVVSSFPGVSSHSVLAEKQLDKCDVVVCGGTLGIFIATALIAKGLKVCIVERNILKGREQEWNISRKELMELVEAGILDEDDIEEVTAVSFNPNRCGFENKGEIWVEDILNLGVSPVKLIEIVKKRFVSFGGVIFEGCSVSSISIYDDTAILQLAEENILSSRLIIDAMGNFSPVVKQIRGGRKPDGVCLVVGSCARGFKENSTSDVIYSSSSVKKVGNAEVQYFWEAFPAGSGPLDRTTYMFTYVNPQPTSPKLEELLEDYWDLMPKYQGVSMDSLEILRVIYGIFPTYRDSPLPAAFNRVLQFGDASGIQSPVSFGGFGSLTRHLGRLSNGIYEAIDGDFLDSYSLSLLNPYMPNLSASWLFQRAMSAKKQSNVPPDFINELLDINFKSMERLGDPVLRPFLQDVIQFGPLAKTLGLVMLTKPQILPSIFKQVDIPVLIDWSRHFFMLGYYTFLSTYMDPVIRSWLNGLPSKVKYEWKRHLEAWKYGSGLDYRL